A genomic window from Synergistaceae bacterium includes:
- a CDS encoding class I SAM-dependent methyltransferase: MTRARVVETNEGIQSEITVEMFDRFARIMRDKGWLNVDSLHNAGLLAGRALEVGPGPGYVGLEWLKRQGENARLTGLEISPAMIEIAGRNAREYSLDGRAEYVLGNAMEMPFPDGSFDSVFSNGQGCTDARLSGSSSG; the protein is encoded by the coding sequence ATGACAAGGGCCAGGGTAGTGGAGACAAACGAGGGCATCCAGAGCGAAATAACGGTGGAGATGTTCGACAGGTTCGCGCGGATCATGAGGGACAAGGGCTGGCTCAACGTGGACAGCCTGCATAATGCAGGACTCTTGGCGGGGCGTGCCCTCGAGGTAGGCCCGGGCCCAGGCTACGTCGGGCTCGAATGGCTGAAAAGGCAGGGGGAGAATGCACGGCTTACGGGGCTTGAGATAAGCCCGGCGATGATCGAAATCGCCGGCAGGAACGCCCGCGAGTACAGCCTTGACGGCAGGGCCGAGTACGTTCTGGGCAACGCCATGGAGATGCCCTTCCCCGACGGTAGTTTCGACTCGGTCTTCTCGAACGGGCAGGGCTGCACGGATGCGAGGCTCTCAGGGAGTTCTTCGGGATGA
- a CDS encoding DNA-deoxyinosine glycosylase, translating to MRRVANQIRSFPTASHPDAVALILGSMPGEASLRAGQYYAHPRNAFWPVMEAVLGVGADLPYEERIAALIDRRVALWDVLASCVRPGSLDSDIVDSTAVPNDLPGFLTEHPLVRTVFFNGTKAEQAWRRHIAPALPGSPLRLVRLPSTSPANASYSTERKIEAWRVVPLAVEVPPEGRRL from the coding sequence ATGCGACGTGTCGCGAATCAGATCCGCAGCTTCCCCACCGCGTCGCACCCCGACGCAGTGGCGCTGATCCTGGGCAGCATGCCGGGGGAGGCGTCGCTGAGGGCGGGTCAGTACTACGCCCATCCGCGCAACGCTTTCTGGCCGGTGATGGAGGCTGTGCTGGGCGTCGGGGCGGACCTCCCCTACGAGGAGAGGATCGCCGCCCTGATCGACAGGCGAGTGGCGCTGTGGGACGTGCTGGCATCCTGCGTGCGGCCGGGCAGCCTCGACTCGGACATAGTGGACTCCACCGCAGTCCCTAACGACTTGCCGGGCTTTCTCACCGAACACCCGCTGGTGCGAACGGTCTTCTTCAATGGCACGAAGGCCGAGCAGGCCTGGAGAAGGCACATCGCGCCCGCCTTGCCGGGTTCGCCGCTCCGCCTCGTCCGCCTCCCCTCCACCAGTCCGGCCAACGCGTCGTACAGCACGGAGCGGAAGATCGAGGCTTGGCGGGTGGTGCCCCTTGCGGTCGAAGTCCCACCGGAGGGGAGACGGTTATGA
- a CDS encoding DUF1016 domain-containing protein has translation MTMITQNADYARLLAEVKERVRSAQYAALKAVNKELVGLYWDIGRMIVERQDAAGWGRSVVENLSADLRREFPGITGFSPQNLWYMRQFFLEYCGHEKLQPLVGEIAWSHNLVIMSKCKDPLEREFYVRMTRKYGWSKNVLMHQIESQTYEKSMLGQTNFNRTLTPELRAQAKLAVKDEYTFDFLDLGEEYSERELERALIARIEDFLRAMGGMFAFMGSQFRIEVDGRDFFIDLLLFHRRLRSLVAIELKVGEFQPEYAGKMQFYLTALDRQVRQEDENPSIGIVMCKEKNRTIVEYTLHSATKPIGVATYENTRSLPKELKGQLPQPEEIAALMEGIEE, from the coding sequence ATGACCATGATCACTCAAAACGCGGACTATGCGCGCCTACTGGCCGAGGTGAAGGAGCGAGTTCGTTCTGCGCAGTACGCAGCTCTGAAAGCGGTCAACAAGGAGCTGGTGGGGCTGTACTGGGATATTGGCAGGATGATTGTGGAACGTCAGGATGCAGCCGGATGGGGACGGTCTGTCGTCGAAAACCTATCCGCGGACTTGAGGCGGGAGTTTCCGGGAATTACCGGTTTCTCCCCGCAGAACCTTTGGTACATGCGGCAATTCTTCCTCGAATACTGCGGACATGAAAAACTCCAACCACTGGTTGGAGAAATTGCCTGGTCTCACAACCTGGTCATAATGAGCAAGTGCAAGGACCCGCTCGAACGTGAATTCTACGTCCGCATGACCCGCAAATACGGCTGGTCGAAAAACGTGCTCATGCACCAGATAGAGAGCCAGACCTACGAAAAATCCATGCTGGGTCAGACCAATTTCAACCGAACGCTGACCCCGGAGCTTCGCGCCCAGGCAAAGTTGGCTGTGAAAGACGAATACACCTTCGACTTCCTGGATTTGGGGGAGGAGTACAGCGAGCGGGAGCTGGAACGGGCTCTGATCGCCAGGATCGAGGACTTCCTTCGTGCAATGGGCGGCATGTTCGCCTTCATGGGCAGCCAGTTCCGCATCGAGGTGGACGGCAGGGACTTTTTCATCGACCTGCTGCTCTTCCACCGCCGCTTGCGCAGCCTGGTCGCCATAGAGCTGAAAGTCGGCGAGTTCCAGCCGGAGTACGCGGGCAAAATGCAGTTCTACCTGACCGCATTGGACCGACAGGTCCGTCAGGAGGACGAAAACCCGTCCATCGGCATCGTCATGTGCAAGGAGAAGAATCGCACCATAGTCGAATACACCCTCCACTCCGCCACAAAGCCCATAGGCGTCGCGACCTACGAAAACACCAGGTCGCTGCCGAAAGAGCTGAAGGGGCAGCTACCTCAGCCGGAGGAAATCGCCGCCCTGATGGAGGGGATTGAAGAGTGA
- a CDS encoding TOBE domain-containing protein yields MRLSARNQIKGRVTAIKEGAVEAQVTVDIGGQSIVSVITVDSVKNLGIAVDSEVVAVIKADSVMLGVD; encoded by the coding sequence ATGAGGCTAAGCGCGAGAAACCAAATCAAGGGAAGGGTCACGGCGATAAAGGAGGGAGCGGTGGAGGCCCAGGTGACGGTGGACATAGGCGGCCAGTCGATAGTGTCGGTGATAACGGTGGACTCGGTGAAGAACCTCGGCATCGCGGTGGACTCGGAGGTCGTGGCCGTGATAAAGGCAGACAGTGTCATGCTGGGAGTCGATTAG
- a CDS encoding S8 family serine peptidase, whose amino-acid sequence MRKKLPILIIALLLCAGSAFADTPLKTVYTFDGAPVRGEHVDGEVLVVLEVPAAASAEGAAYETALLSAGQSTAESIGARAVRAYGAIAAATGRNIVHMKAEGRSTMELLTALSGRPGVIGASPNYIQHAMKTPNDPEYDKLWGMEAIEAPDAWDVATGSKSVYVGVLDTGIEYTHMDLAGNIQRDLDKNFGRNFVGIDPTNPMDFNGHGTHVAGIIGAVGNNNTGVVGVNWKVGMLAVKVLDKNGSGWDSWIIAGLNYLLDQKNLGLNIRVANMSLGGWRDSIANPSTHPYGIAVKALADAGVVMVFAAGNEGQDLDDPTGYDDFFEGWVDLNGQLCYPACFRFANTITVAAMDSDWKRPSFSNYSPNYVDLAAPGRLIFSSYSANKYKSIGGTSQAAPHVAGAAALIAAKHPGMTATQIKARILEYVRINTHFKGKVARNGHLNVNAAIRGEKPPPLPIPKPPPKPIPMPPPKPIPMPPPPPPPTPIPWPPPLIVPVIGVSVSPASLSLAVGESAVLTATIVPANATNQDVNWTTSETNIVYGTQSGFTATLTGKAPGTAAITVTTQDGGFTATCDVMVGGGGGGGGGGGGGCSAGAGSALPLALLLLAPLAVFLGRGSK is encoded by the coding sequence ATGAGGAAAAAGTTGCCTATTCTGATTATCGCGCTGCTCCTCTGCGCAGGCTCGGCGTTCGCCGACACGCCGCTCAAGACCGTCTACACGTTCGACGGCGCTCCCGTGCGCGGCGAGCACGTCGACGGGGAGGTGTTGGTGGTGCTCGAGGTCCCCGCCGCCGCGTCGGCCGAGGGCGCCGCCTACGAGACCGCGCTCTTGTCCGCCGGCCAGTCGACGGCGGAGTCGATCGGCGCCCGAGCGGTTCGGGCGTACGGCGCCATAGCCGCCGCGACCGGCAGGAACATCGTCCACATGAAGGCCGAGGGCAGGAGCACCATGGAGCTGCTGACGGCCCTGAGCGGCAGGCCCGGCGTGATCGGAGCGTCCCCGAACTACATCCAGCACGCTATGAAGACTCCCAACGACCCGGAGTACGACAAGCTCTGGGGCATGGAGGCGATCGAAGCTCCGGATGCCTGGGACGTCGCGACCGGAAGCAAGAGCGTTTACGTCGGGGTACTGGACACAGGCATAGAGTACACTCACATGGACCTGGCGGGCAACATCCAGCGCGACCTCGATAAAAACTTCGGCCGCAACTTCGTCGGCATTGATCCGACCAATCCCATGGATTTCAACGGGCACGGCACGCACGTGGCCGGCATCATCGGCGCGGTGGGAAACAACAACACCGGGGTCGTTGGCGTTAACTGGAAGGTCGGCATGCTGGCGGTCAAGGTACTTGACAAAAACGGAAGCGGCTGGGATTCATGGATCATAGCGGGATTGAACTACCTGCTCGACCAGAAGAACCTGGGGCTCAACATCAGGGTTGCCAACATGTCGTTGGGAGGGTGGAGGGATTCTATCGCCAATCCGAGCACGCATCCTTACGGGATAGCGGTCAAGGCCCTGGCGGACGCGGGCGTCGTAATGGTGTTCGCGGCGGGGAACGAGGGCCAGGACCTGGACGATCCGACAGGATACGATGACTTTTTTGAGGGATGGGTGGACCTGAACGGGCAGCTCTGCTACCCGGCCTGCTTCCGATTCGCCAACACGATAACCGTGGCGGCCATGGACTCGGACTGGAAGCGGCCCAGCTTCTCCAACTACAGCCCAAACTACGTCGACCTCGCGGCCCCGGGAAGACTCATATTCAGCTCGTACTCGGCGAACAAATACAAATCCATAGGCGGGACCTCCCAGGCCGCGCCCCACGTCGCGGGGGCTGCGGCCCTCATAGCCGCGAAGCACCCTGGCATGACCGCGACACAGATCAAGGCGCGCATCCTCGAATACGTCAGGATTAACACCCACTTCAAAGGCAAGGTCGCTCGGAACGGACACCTCAACGTCAACGCGGCCATCAGGGGCGAGAAACCACCGCCACTGCCTATTCCCAAGCCGCCTCCCAAGCCTATTCCCATGCCGCCTCCCAAGCCTATTCCCATGCCGCCTCCTCCCCCCCCGCCCACGCCGATCCCCTGGCCTCCCCCGTTAATCGTCCCGGTGATCGGAGTGAGCGTGAGCCCCGCCTCGTTGAGCCTTGCCGTCGGAGAGAGCGCCGTTCTGACGGCCACGATTGTCCCCGCGAACGCGACTAATCAGGATGTGAACTGGACCACGAGCGAAACGAATATAGTCTACGGGACGCAGTCCGGATTCACCGCCACGCTGACCGGAAAAGCGCCCGGCACGGCGGCAATCACGGTGACGACCCAGGACGGCGGCTTCACGGCGACCTGCGACGTGATGGTCGGCGGGGGCGGAGGGGGCGGAGGAGGCGGAGGCGGCGGATGCTCCGCAGGCGCAGGGTCGGCCCTGCCGCTCGCCCTGCTGCTGCTGGCGCCGCTCGCCGTATTCCTCGGCAGGGGCTCGAAGTAG
- a CDS encoding TOBE domain-containing protein encodes MRLSARNQIKGRVTAIKEGAVEAQVTVDIGGQSIVSVITVDSVKNLGIAVGSEVVAVIKADSVMLGVD; translated from the coding sequence ATGAGGCTAAGCGCGAGAAACCAAATCAAGGGAAGGGTCACGGCGATAAAGGAGGGAGCGGTGGAGGCCCAGGTGACGGTCGACATAGGCGGCCAGTCGATAGTTTCGGTGATCACGGTGGACTCGGTGAAGAACCTCGGCATCGCGGTGGGCTCGGAGGTCGTGGCCGTGATAAAGGCCGACAGCGTCATGCTGGGAGTCGATTAG
- the pyrR gene encoding bifunctional pyr operon transcriptional regulator/uracil phosphoribosyltransferase PyrR, producing MSERDMERILRRIAVEIVERNKGLDSVVLLGIQRRGVHLAARLKEVFRVEEGVEIPTGELDITLYRDDISTLADQPVVRSTTVPCDITGRRVVLVDDVLYTGRTVRAALDAITDLGRPERVQLAVLVDRGHRELPIAADYVGRIIPTSRQESIEVRVKELDGEDLVVIRERKGGAGSGVEA from the coding sequence ATGTCCGAGAGGGACATGGAGCGGATACTTCGCAGGATCGCGGTCGAGATTGTCGAGCGCAACAAGGGGCTGGACTCGGTCGTGCTGCTTGGCATCCAGAGGCGCGGCGTGCATCTGGCGGCGCGGCTCAAGGAGGTCTTCAGGGTCGAGGAGGGGGTGGAGATCCCGACGGGCGAGCTGGACATAACCCTCTACCGCGACGACATCTCCACTCTGGCGGATCAGCCGGTGGTGCGCAGCACGACCGTCCCGTGCGACATTACGGGAAGGCGAGTGGTGCTGGTGGACGACGTTCTGTACACCGGCCGTACCGTCCGGGCGGCGCTGGACGCGATCACGGACCTCGGCAGGCCAGAGAGGGTACAGCTGGCCGTGCTGGTCGATCGGGGTCACAGGGAGCTGCCGATAGCGGCGGACTACGTTGGAAGGATCATACCCACATCTCGCCAGGAGAGCATCGAGGTGCGGGTTAAGGAGCTTGACGGGGAGGATCTGGTCGTCATCCGCGAACGCAAGGGAGGTGCGGGCAGTGGAGTGGAGGCATAA
- a CDS encoding aspartate carbamoyltransferase catalytic subunit — translation MEWRHKNLIGLDGWTREELLFFLEQANYMEEIISRPIKKAPALRGKMVVNCFFENSTRTRVSFEMAGKMLSADVVNWSSSGSSTAKGETLRDTAWTLEAMGADAVVVRHGQVGVPDYLAKKLSSAAIINAGDGTNGHPTQALLDLHSAWKKLGELNGAKMAMIGDVLHSRVARSGIEAFRKMGVSVTLSGPLTLMPEDTDSLGVEYVSDVREAARDADILYFLRIQAERQEEGLIPSADEYHRRWGATESIVALASRNAVVMHPGPLNRGVEIASTVADGPKSVILGQIRSGVAVRMALLYLCLGGAR, via the coding sequence GTGGAGTGGAGGCATAAGAATCTCATCGGCCTGGATGGGTGGACCAGGGAGGAGCTTCTCTTCTTCCTGGAGCAGGCAAATTACATGGAGGAGATCATCAGCCGTCCGATCAAGAAGGCGCCCGCCCTGCGCGGCAAGATGGTTGTGAACTGCTTCTTCGAGAACTCCACCAGGACCCGTGTATCGTTCGAGATGGCGGGCAAGATGCTCTCCGCCGACGTGGTGAACTGGTCCTCCTCCGGGTCTAGCACCGCGAAGGGGGAGACCCTGCGGGACACGGCGTGGACGCTGGAGGCCATGGGAGCGGACGCTGTGGTGGTGCGCCACGGGCAGGTGGGAGTGCCCGACTACCTGGCGAAGAAGCTGAGCAGCGCCGCGATAATAAACGCGGGCGACGGCACCAACGGCCACCCGACCCAGGCCCTGCTGGACCTTCACAGCGCCTGGAAGAAGCTCGGAGAGCTCAACGGTGCGAAGATGGCGATGATCGGCGACGTGCTGCACAGCCGAGTGGCCAGGTCGGGCATAGAGGCATTCCGCAAGATGGGCGTCTCGGTCACCCTCAGCGGCCCTTTGACCCTTATGCCGGAGGACACGGACTCCCTCGGCGTGGAGTACGTCTCCGACGTCCGCGAAGCGGCACGAGACGCGGATATACTCTACTTTCTAAGAATTCAGGCGGAGCGGCAGGAGGAAGGGCTGATCCCTTCAGCCGACGAGTACCACAGGAGGTGGGGTGCGACCGAGTCGATCGTGGCCCTTGCCTCCAGAAACGCCGTCGTGATGCACCCGGGACCGTTGAACCGCGGAGTCGAGATCGCCTCAACCGTCGCCGACGGCCCCAAAAGCGTCATACTGGGCCAGATACGCAGCGGTGTGGCCGTTCGAATGGCCCTTCTCTATCTCTGCCTCGGGGGTGCACGATGA
- a CDS encoding dihydroorotase produces MSIMLKNGIIFDGFTLGTESEDILLKDGVVARRNAGLAAEGAKVIDCAGRIVCPGFIDLHAHFRDPGFEWREDIMSGAKAAAAGGYATVVTMPNTEPAVDSQVAVEYVIKRGETAKGARVLPAACVSRGRKGGRIAELGLMARSGAVFFTDDGSPVSNGGLMKTALRYTKDLEVRVMEHPEEPSLTEGAQVNEGAVSASSGLKGWPSSAEVIDIERGIALCRETDSPIHFTHVSTEHGIDAIRRAKREGLPVSCDVTPHHLTLDENYVLVGRFSSAYKVNPPLRTRRDVKMLWKAVEDGTADAIATDHSPYHMDDKDVPFQEAPFGIASIECSVAVVLDAWRKLGRPVPLERLLSLFTSGPAALMPRSWRSLGALKEGARADVTVIDMEEIRTVDVNEWKSKARICPWDGEMLQGWPMLTLVDGLIRMNRLEGGE; encoded by the coding sequence ATGAGTATCATGCTTAAGAACGGCATCATCTTCGACGGCTTCACTCTGGGGACAGAGAGCGAGGATATTCTGCTGAAAGACGGAGTAGTAGCCCGCAGGAACGCTGGCTTGGCGGCGGAAGGGGCCAAAGTGATCGACTGTGCCGGGCGCATCGTCTGTCCGGGCTTCATCGATCTGCACGCCCACTTCCGCGACCCAGGCTTCGAGTGGCGCGAGGACATAATGAGCGGAGCCAAAGCCGCTGCGGCCGGCGGGTACGCCACCGTGGTCACGATGCCCAACACGGAGCCGGCGGTCGACTCTCAGGTCGCGGTCGAGTACGTGATCAAGCGTGGCGAGACGGCCAAAGGGGCGCGTGTTCTTCCTGCGGCCTGCGTCAGCAGGGGGCGCAAGGGCGGACGGATCGCGGAGCTTGGGCTGATGGCTCGGTCGGGAGCCGTGTTCTTCACCGACGACGGCTCGCCCGTGTCGAACGGCGGGCTGATGAAGACAGCCCTGCGCTACACGAAGGACCTCGAGGTCAGGGTGATGGAGCACCCGGAGGAGCCGTCTCTCACAGAGGGAGCGCAGGTGAACGAGGGCGCCGTGTCCGCCTCGTCCGGGCTCAAGGGATGGCCCTCCTCCGCGGAGGTCATCGACATAGAGAGGGGCATCGCCTTGTGTCGCGAGACCGACTCCCCCATCCACTTCACCCACGTGAGCACGGAGCACGGGATCGACGCGATTCGGCGCGCCAAGCGCGAGGGGCTGCCGGTCTCCTGCGACGTGACGCCGCACCACCTGACTCTTGACGAGAACTACGTCCTCGTGGGGCGCTTCTCCTCCGCATACAAAGTAAATCCTCCACTGAGGACCCGCAGGGACGTGAAGATGCTCTGGAAGGCCGTCGAGGACGGAACGGCGGACGCGATAGCGACGGATCACAGCCCCTACCACATGGACGACAAGGACGTCCCCTTCCAGGAGGCGCCGTTCGGCATCGCCTCGATAGAGTGCTCGGTGGCCGTCGTACTGGACGCGTGGAGGAAGCTTGGCCGCCCGGTGCCGCTGGAGCGGTTGCTATCGCTCTTCACCTCCGGGCCGGCCGCGCTTATGCCCCGCTCCTGGCGCTCGCTGGGCGCGCTGAAGGAGGGGGCGCGGGCGGACGTCACCGTGATCGACATGGAGGAGATAAGGACGGTGGACGTGAACGAATGGAAGAGCAAGGCCCGCATATGCCCGTGGGACGGCGAGATGCTGCAGGGATGGCCGATGCTGACCCTGGTGGACGGGCTTATAAGGATGAACCGGCTGGAGGGCGGCGAGTGA